TGGACGCAATGACAAAATCAATTTCCTCCAATAGCGCATCATCAAAATCCAGCGTACCATCCGGCAGTATGTCCATTTCAACACCGGTTAAAATTGCAAAGTTTGAAAACGAGGAATTCAACCGTTTTATCTCTTCCCGCTGTTGTTTGATTTGATCCGGCGTGAGCCCATTTGCCACTTTTAAAAACTGTGAATGATCCGTAATCGCGATATATTCGTATCCTTTTTCCATAGCGGCCAACGCCATTTCTTCAATCGTATTGGCCCCGTCACTCCATGTGGAATGCATATGCAAATCGCCCTTTATATCCTCAATCGAGATAAGGTCAACATCTTCTTTAAAACGTTCCGTCTCTTTTTCTCCTATGCGAAGTTCCGGCGGGATGTCATGCAATTGAAAATGGTTGAAAAATTCTTCTTCTGATTCGAACGTGATCAGTTCGCCGTTTTCAGTTTCAATCCCGTATTCGCTAATTTTTTCGCCTCTTTTTTTGGCAAGCTGCCTCATGAGGATATTGTGGTTTTGAGATCCGGTAAAGTGATGCAAAGCCGTTGCATAGGCGTGTGGCTCAACAAGCCTAAAATCAACGCCAATTGGATATTCATATATCAGTTCAACCGAAACTTTCGTCTCCCCATTGGCTATCACATCAGAAACATGTTTAAGCTTCAATAGTTTTTCAGCAGCGACTTCAGGCTTTTTCGTCGCAATGACAAAATCCAAATCCTTCACCGTTTCGCTGAATCGCCTATAGCTCCCTGCCACTGCAAAACGATCAATCTCTTTTATTGAAGCGAGCTGCTGTTCGATGTCTGCTACGATCGGGATGACCATCGCAATCGGAAATCGATCAGGACTTTTACCAAAATCCTTTAACACAGAAAGAATTTT
The genomic region above belongs to Pueribacillus theae and contains:
- the polX gene encoding DNA polymerase/3'-5' exonuclease PolX encodes the protein MNKKEIVKALETIAIYLELKGENSFKISAYRKAARALEEDLRSMNQIEHVEDLPGIGKGTASVINELLETGQSSLLEELKKEVPTGLIPLLKLPGLGGKKLAKLYEQLNIIDAKSLQKACEENRIQHLPGFGKKSEEKILSVLKDFGKSPDRFPIAMVIPIVADIEQQLASIKEIDRFAVAGSYRRFSETVKDLDFVIATKKPEVAAEKLLKLKHVSDVIANGETKVSVELIYEYPIGVDFRLVEPHAYATALHHFTGSQNHNILMRQLAKKRGEKISEYGIETENGELITFESEEEFFNHFQLHDIPPELRIGEKETERFKEDVDLISIEDIKGDLHMHSTWSDGANTIEEMALAAMEKGYEYIAITDHSQFLKVANGLTPDQIKQQREEIKRLNSSFSNFAILTGVEMDILPDGTLDFDDALLEEIDFVIASIHSSFSQNRDKIMQRLIHALNNVHVDLIAHPTGRLIGRRSGYDVDLDMLIDVAKETKTALELNSNPNRLDLAPKWLEKAQNKGVKLVINTDAHHELMLEHMKYGIATARKGWVKSETVLNTYSIGELRKHLNLD